The Fictibacillus arsenicus genome contains a region encoding:
- a CDS encoding sigma-70 family RNA polymerase sigma factor, producing MDTEQLVKKAIKGNDDAFLQLIQTYKVDLYKTALSFLRNEEEALEAIQEVTYRAYKGIRKLKEVSYFKTWLIRIMINYCNDQLKKQKRVVINEEVLKSIGVSENHSELELKDVMLGLDDRSREILTLKYFHDLKIKDIAETMQCPEGTVKTWLNKALKALREKLEEKGGNLNV from the coding sequence TTGGATACAGAACAGTTAGTTAAAAAAGCGATTAAAGGGAACGATGATGCTTTTTTGCAGCTCATTCAAACATACAAAGTCGATTTATATAAAACCGCGCTCTCCTTTTTACGGAATGAGGAGGAAGCGCTTGAAGCGATACAGGAAGTAACCTATCGAGCTTATAAAGGAATTCGAAAATTAAAAGAGGTTTCTTATTTCAAAACTTGGCTCATTCGAATCATGATCAACTACTGTAACGATCAGCTTAAAAAACAAAAGCGAGTCGTTATAAATGAAGAGGTACTGAAATCCATAGGGGTGTCAGAGAATCATTCTGAGTTGGAACTTAAAGACGTGATGCTTGGCCTGGACGACCGTTCGCGTGAGATTCTCACGTTAAAATACTTTCATGATTTGAAAATAAAAGATATTGCCGAGACGATGCAGTGTCCAGAAGGTACGGTGAAGACTTGGCTGAACAAGGCGTTGAAAGCACTAAGGGAAAAACTTGAGGAGAAAGGAGGTAATCTGAATGTATAA
- a CDS encoding GNAT family N-acetyltransferase, with amino-acid sequence MLNIILKNDIEVTIREVTKEDAQNMIDFYNVVGGETDFLSFGANEFKRDLREYEEYITATSKEQNSIMLLALIDSEIISIATINSSQKERTKHVGTLGIVISNKYTGLGLGKILMNYLIEWAKQNGVTKKISLVTNETNTVAIELYKKLGFEVEGLLKKDNFISGNFSNTIIMGLLL; translated from the coding sequence ATGCTGAACATTATCCTAAAAAACGATATAGAAGTGACGATAAGAGAAGTAACTAAAGAAGATGCACAAAACATGATCGACTTTTACAATGTGGTTGGCGGTGAAACAGATTTTCTTTCCTTTGGAGCGAACGAATTTAAGCGTGATCTGCGTGAATACGAAGAATACATCACTGCAACCTCTAAAGAGCAAAATTCCATCATGCTTTTGGCATTGATTGATTCAGAGATTATCAGTATCGCAACTATTAATTCCTCACAAAAAGAAAGGACAAAACATGTTGGCACACTTGGAATCGTCATTTCTAATAAATATACTGGCTTAGGATTAGGAAAGATTTTAATGAATTATCTTATTGAATGGGCTAAACAAAACGGAGTGACCAAAAAGATAAGCCTTGTTACAAATGAAACTAATACAGTTGCTATCGAGCTTTATAAGAAGTTGGGATTTGAAGTGGAAGGTTTGCTGAAAAAAGATAATTTTATAAGTGGAAATTTTAGTAACACCATTATTATGGGGCTACTATTATAG
- a CDS encoding toxic anion resistance protein has product MKENNAPLFNNTDEPANLMDDLLANPFGEEKESNLQPGENKQIRLIDVLPEENKEKAYQLAKQIDPTNHQTMITYGAPAQAKLHSFSNTMLEHVKKKDTGQIGEIIGDLMRKLQDVNPEELKSNKPTLIGRMFGKISGSVQEVLSKYQKTGAQIDRISVKLDGSKNVLMSDIVMLEKLYENNKEYFQALNVYIAAGELKLDELNQVTIPEMRKVAEQTNDQMKFQEVNDMVQFADRLDKRVHDLKLSREITIQSAPQIRLIQNTNQALVEKIQSSIMTAIPLWKNQVAIALTLIRQRNAVEAQKQVFKTTNELLLKNAEMLKTNTIETAKENERGLIDIETLKKTQENLLSTLEETLRIQEEGRMKRRLAEEELATMEIGLRQKLLEIKGE; this is encoded by the coding sequence ATGAAAGAAAATAATGCACCCCTGTTTAACAATACAGATGAACCAGCAAATCTAATGGATGACTTGCTGGCTAATCCATTCGGTGAGGAGAAAGAATCCAATCTGCAGCCGGGGGAAAATAAACAGATTCGATTAATCGATGTGCTGCCAGAAGAAAACAAAGAAAAAGCTTATCAATTGGCTAAGCAGATCGATCCGACAAACCACCAGACGATGATCACGTACGGAGCACCCGCACAAGCGAAGCTTCATTCTTTTTCTAATACGATGCTTGAACATGTGAAAAAGAAGGATACAGGTCAGATCGGCGAGATCATTGGCGACTTAATGAGAAAGCTCCAAGATGTGAATCCTGAAGAATTAAAGTCTAATAAGCCAACACTGATCGGCCGCATGTTTGGTAAAATCTCAGGTTCTGTTCAAGAAGTGCTTTCCAAGTATCAAAAGACGGGTGCGCAGATTGACCGCATCTCCGTAAAACTGGACGGGAGCAAAAATGTCCTCATGTCTGATATTGTGATGCTTGAGAAATTGTATGAGAACAATAAAGAATACTTCCAGGCGCTGAATGTGTATATTGCAGCAGGTGAGTTGAAGCTTGATGAGCTGAATCAGGTAACGATTCCTGAGATGAGAAAAGTGGCAGAACAAACAAATGATCAGATGAAATTCCAGGAAGTAAATGATATGGTTCAATTTGCGGACCGATTAGATAAACGTGTGCATGATCTGAAGTTGAGCCGTGAAATCACGATTCAAAGTGCGCCGCAAATTCGTCTTATTCAAAACACGAATCAGGCACTTGTTGAAAAAATTCAGTCGTCCATCATGACGGCTATTCCGCTTTGGAAAAACCAAGTGGCGATCGCGCTGACACTGATCAGACAGCGTAATGCAGTAGAGGCTCAAAAGCAGGTTTTCAAAACGACGAATGAACTTTTATTAAAAAATGCAGAGATGCTTAAAACGAATACGATTGAAACAGCTAAAGAAAATGAGCGCGGTTTGATCGATATCGAGACACTGAAGAAAACACAGGAAAACTTACTGTCAACACTTGAAGAAACGCTTCGCATTCAAGAAGAAGGACGTATGAAGCGGCGTCTCGCAGAAGAAGAACTTGCAACGATGGAGATCGGATTGAGACAGAAGCTGCTAGAAATTAAAGGGGAATAA
- a CDS encoding L,D-transpeptidase family protein has translation MKTKKIVIGLLMFCFMFFFVQPAKASASSFIIINKSTNQLAYFENNKLSKVFKVATGKLPSYTPEGKFKIVNKITNRPYYTGNIPGGDPRNPLGNRWLGLNARGTWGTTYAIHGNNNANAIGKYVSAGCIRMYNNDVQWLYARIPVNTPVVITTSSKTFPALAAANGYKITNGSTVPVFSIVNLKKGSRGAEVMELQRRLTNLGYSTKGIDGIFGNNTDAAVRKFQKAKKLKVDGIVGPATKKAMGMF, from the coding sequence ATGAAAACGAAAAAAATAGTCATCGGGTTACTCATGTTTTGTTTTATGTTCTTTTTTGTGCAGCCGGCAAAAGCATCAGCTTCTTCTTTTATCATAATAAATAAATCAACCAATCAGCTGGCGTATTTCGAGAATAATAAATTATCGAAAGTGTTCAAAGTGGCAACGGGTAAGCTGCCGTCCTACACACCAGAAGGCAAATTTAAAATTGTAAACAAGATTACAAACAGGCCGTATTATACCGGTAATATACCAGGTGGAGATCCTCGGAATCCTCTAGGTAACAGATGGCTCGGTTTAAATGCAAGAGGAACTTGGGGAACAACCTATGCGATTCATGGAAACAATAACGCAAATGCCATAGGAAAATACGTAAGTGCAGGCTGTATCCGTATGTACAATAACGATGTGCAATGGCTGTATGCAAGAATTCCTGTGAACACACCTGTAGTAATCACCACTTCAAGCAAGACGTTTCCAGCATTAGCAGCAGCTAATGGTTATAAAATCACAAACGGCTCAACAGTACCAGTATTCTCAATCGTGAACCTGAAAAAAGGCAGCCGCGGTGCTGAAGTCATGGAGCTTCAGCGCAGACTGACTAACTTAGGGTATAGCACAAAAGGAATCGATGGGATCTTCGGGAACAATACAGACGCAGCCGTACGGAAGTTCCAAAAAGCAAAGAAGCTAAAAGTAGATGGAATAGTAGGACCAGCGACTAAAAAGGCGATGGGGATGTTTTAA
- the brnQ gene encoding branched-chain amino acid transport system II carrier protein, translating to MKKMDTVFIGLMLFSMFFGAGNLIFPPFLGAEAGSSYWVAMAGFIVTGVGLPFAVLFAVSLVKGGVQTIGNRVHPLFSTIFMMVIYLSIGPFLAIPRNANVAYEMGLKPFLGNNSNAALILFLFTAIFFALVYAISLNPSKMEKYMGRWITPTLLLAMVVLCTVGFVKLDAPLQSPTANYQSGAFSTGFIEGYNTMDALAALAFGIVILTAIQQRGVRERKKLTTYTLKAGLIAGTLLALVYVSLGLIGGKMAAAGSFENGTDILSAASTLLLGESGTALLGFIFTLACFTTVVGLTAACGQYFSKLIPNVSYKTVVLLVTLVSFTLSNLGLNQILKVSVPFLVTAYPLTIVLIALTFFNRFFKNPKKVYGSAILFTGVFALMDGLLAFGIGLGPVQVIKDILPLSSMGLQWILPALVGTGVGIVISNFSKKSSKLDTLEAKAS from the coding sequence ATGAAAAAGATGGACACCGTTTTTATTGGACTTATGTTATTTTCAATGTTTTTTGGAGCAGGAAACCTAATCTTCCCTCCATTTTTGGGAGCTGAAGCCGGATCATCTTACTGGGTTGCTATGGCAGGATTTATCGTTACAGGTGTTGGACTTCCTTTTGCCGTATTATTTGCCGTTTCCCTTGTAAAAGGAGGGGTTCAAACCATTGGCAATCGTGTTCATCCTTTGTTCAGCACCATCTTCATGATGGTGATCTATTTAAGTATCGGACCATTCCTGGCCATCCCAAGAAACGCAAACGTTGCTTATGAAATGGGTCTTAAACCATTCTTGGGCAATAATTCTAACGCAGCACTTATTCTTTTTTTATTCACGGCTATCTTTTTCGCACTTGTTTATGCAATCAGCCTGAATCCATCAAAAATGGAGAAATATATGGGCCGCTGGATTACGCCAACCTTGCTCTTAGCGATGGTTGTACTATGTACAGTAGGATTTGTTAAATTAGATGCTCCACTTCAGTCACCAACTGCTAACTATCAATCCGGTGCTTTTTCGACAGGGTTCATCGAGGGATATAACACAATGGATGCACTTGCTGCACTGGCTTTTGGGATTGTTATTCTTACAGCAATCCAACAAAGAGGCGTTCGGGAGCGAAAGAAATTAACAACCTATACATTAAAAGCCGGTTTGATTGCCGGGACATTACTTGCGCTGGTTTATGTCAGTTTGGGGTTAATCGGTGGAAAGATGGCAGCCGCCGGTTCCTTTGAAAATGGAACAGATATTCTTTCAGCAGCCTCCACTCTATTATTAGGGGAAAGTGGAACAGCCTTACTAGGTTTTATTTTTACATTAGCTTGCTTTACTACAGTTGTTGGTCTAACAGCAGCGTGTGGCCAATACTTCTCAAAACTAATTCCAAATGTTAGCTACAAAACTGTAGTTTTGCTTGTCACACTTGTAAGCTTCACTCTCTCTAATCTTGGTCTGAACCAGATCCTTAAAGTGTCGGTTCCGTTTCTAGTCACAGCATATCCTTTAACAATCGTATTAATTGCACTTACGTTTTTTAACCGTTTCTTCAAAAATCCAAAAAAAGTGTATGGCAGTGCCATTCTTTTTACAGGTGTATTTGCCCTGATGGATGGTTTACTTGCTTTTGGTATTGGTTTAGGTCCGGTTCAAGTTATTAAAGATATCCTTCCACTATCCTCGATGGGATTACAATGGATTCTTCCAGCCCTTGTCGGTACAGGTGTTGGAATAGTTATCAGCAACTTCAGTAAAAAATCTTCAAAACTAGATACGTTAGAAGCAAAAGCTTCGTGA
- a CDS encoding DEAD/DEAH box helicase: MDFEKKLIVNSDKENLLGELVRSMNECISFYFSVAFVNFSGLQLLLDPLKEAQEKGVKGKIITSTYLNFTDAKALEKIKEFDNVELKVFVTDKEVGFHTKAYIFEYQDSYKVIIGSSNITQSALKSNIEWNVEVIAKEDADFIKKVLKEYNSLWEFSAEANEDFIQDYEAFLKSIKKTSSQQVIYENKGYIVPNRMQKRAIENLERLRHFDEKKALVIAATGTGKTYMSAFDVKRYKPSKLLFIVHREEILKKAKETFEILLPNEGLTFGLLTGNYKQKNVDYVFATIQTLSKCYQEFDRNEFEYLIIDEAHHATSPSYREVLNYFDPKFTLGMTATPERSDSGNVFDLFDNNVALEVRLHEALEDELVIPFHYFGITDIESVDLSDVHIDDIAEITKRLKVNERVDFIIEKMDFYGHDGDKRKCLGFCASVEHAQYMAAEFNKRGYNCVCLFGDHSPHQREMYINRLEDDTDELEFIFTVDIFNEGVDIPSVNSVLMLRPTNSPIVFIQQLGRGLRKHANKSFLTVLDFIGNHNKTFLIALALNGSRYYDKESLKIAIVTGFANIPGCTHIQMDKISQERILEQIDKENFNSMKYLKEEYFEFKKLNQGHIPYLLVDYLKYDGAPNPIKFINREKSYLQFVAKVEKDEKLKRLLLDDNFEATLKELSSHLPLKRVYEFVIINYLLDHEEINVQKAKNEILKLIKNVDEDSILHAFECLDQKYYDSGQKKSKPRLFVLEEGKLTKTELFKRVLENLEYKKFVEDIVTYGIFRYEKEYKEEYYGVPHFKLYEQYQMMDAAFLSNYRKTHSSFRGSGLLANGKEYFLFIDLHKEEDIKESINYQDKFLSEKYFQWQSVNSTTQQSERGQNIIHNKQRGVNLHLFVRKFGKLDGKTEPFIYIGKGNSVAFEGEKPITVKIELENEVPASLYNEFTIKV, from the coding sequence ATGGACTTTGAGAAGAAGTTAATCGTTAATTCAGATAAAGAAAATTTACTGGGAGAACTCGTTAGATCTATGAACGAGTGTATCTCGTTTTATTTTAGTGTGGCTTTTGTGAATTTTAGCGGACTTCAGCTTTTGCTTGATCCATTAAAAGAAGCACAAGAAAAGGGCGTAAAAGGAAAGATTATTACTTCAACTTATCTAAACTTTACAGATGCTAAGGCATTAGAAAAAATTAAAGAGTTTGACAACGTTGAATTAAAAGTTTTTGTCACAGATAAAGAAGTTGGATTTCATACTAAAGCCTATATCTTTGAATACCAAGACAGTTACAAAGTTATTATAGGTTCATCAAATATTACTCAAAGTGCACTTAAAAGTAATATTGAATGGAATGTTGAAGTTATTGCTAAAGAGGATGCTGATTTTATAAAAAAGGTATTAAAAGAATACAATTCGTTATGGGAGTTTAGTGCTGAAGCTAACGAGGATTTTATTCAAGATTATGAAGCATTCTTAAAGAGTATTAAGAAAACATCTTCACAACAGGTAATATATGAAAATAAAGGCTATATTGTACCTAATCGGATGCAGAAACGAGCAATAGAGAATTTAGAGAGACTCCGACATTTTGATGAGAAAAAAGCTCTCGTCATTGCTGCTACAGGAACGGGTAAAACGTACATGTCAGCTTTTGATGTAAAACGTTATAAACCTAGTAAATTACTATTCATCGTACATAGAGAAGAAATTCTTAAAAAAGCTAAAGAAACATTTGAAATACTTTTACCTAATGAAGGTCTTACTTTTGGTTTATTAACAGGTAATTACAAACAGAAAAATGTAGATTATGTTTTCGCTACAATACAAACCCTATCAAAATGCTACCAAGAATTTGATAGAAATGAATTTGAATATCTAATTATTGATGAAGCTCACCACGCTACCAGTCCATCCTATCGAGAAGTCTTAAATTATTTTGATCCTAAATTCACCTTGGGAATGACTGCAACACCTGAGAGAAGTGATAGTGGTAATGTATTTGATCTTTTTGATAATAACGTAGCATTAGAAGTGAGGTTGCATGAGGCTTTAGAGGATGAACTTGTAATTCCTTTTCATTACTTTGGAATCACTGATATTGAAAGCGTTGATCTTAGTGATGTTCATATTGATGACATAGCTGAAATCACTAAAAGATTAAAAGTAAACGAGCGTGTAGATTTCATAATAGAAAAAATGGACTTTTATGGTCATGATGGCGATAAGAGAAAGTGTTTAGGATTTTGTGCAAGTGTAGAACATGCGCAATATATGGCGGCTGAGTTTAATAAAAGAGGATACAACTGTGTTTGTTTATTTGGGGATCATTCTCCTCATCAACGAGAAATGTATATTAATAGATTAGAAGATGACACAGATGAATTAGAATTTATCTTCACCGTTGATATCTTTAATGAGGGTGTAGATATTCCCTCTGTTAACTCTGTTCTAATGTTAAGACCTACTAACTCTCCTATTGTTTTTATTCAACAATTAGGAAGGGGACTTAGAAAACATGCTAACAAAAGCTTTCTTACAGTGTTAGATTTCATAGGCAACCATAACAAAACTTTCTTAATAGCTTTGGCTCTAAACGGAAGTCGTTATTACGATAAAGAGAGTTTAAAGATTGCTATAGTCACTGGTTTTGCTAATATTCCAGGCTGTACCCATATACAGATGGATAAAATATCCCAAGAAAGAATACTAGAGCAAATCGACAAAGAAAATTTTAACTCTATGAAATATCTAAAAGAAGAATACTTCGAATTTAAGAAATTAAATCAAGGACATATCCCTTATTTATTGGTCGATTACCTTAAATACGATGGAGCACCTAATCCTATCAAATTTATAAACAGAGAAAAATCCTATTTGCAATTTGTAGCTAAAGTAGAGAAAGATGAAAAGCTAAAAAGACTTTTGTTAGATGATAATTTTGAGGCTACTTTAAAAGAGTTATCTAGCCACCTTCCACTTAAGAGAGTTTATGAGTTTGTCATTATAAATTATTTATTAGATCATGAGGAAATTAATGTTCAGAAGGCAAAGAATGAAATTTTAAAGTTGATTAAAAATGTAGATGAAGATAGTATTCTACATGCTTTTGAATGTCTAGATCAGAAATACTACGACAGTGGTCAAAAGAAAAGTAAGCCGCGATTATTTGTTTTAGAAGAAGGTAAACTGACTAAAACAGAACTTTTTAAGAGAGTTCTAGAAAATCTTGAATATAAAAAGTTTGTAGAAGATATCGTGACTTATGGAATCTTTAGATATGAAAAAGAATACAAAGAAGAATACTATGGTGTTCCGCATTTTAAACTATATGAGCAATATCAGATGATGGATGCTGCTTTTCTTTCCAACTACAGAAAAACTCATAGCTCCTTTAGAGGATCGGGCTTACTGGCAAATGGTAAAGAATACTTTTTGTTTATTGACTTACACAAAGAAGAAGATATTAAAGAGAGTATAAATTATCAGGATAAGTTCTTGAGTGAAAAGTACTTCCAATGGCAATCTGTAAATAGCACTACGCAGCAATCTGAAAGAGGACAAAATATTATCCATAACAAGCAAAGAGGTGTTAATTTGCATCTGTTTGTGCGGAAGTTTGGAAAACTTGATGGAAAAACGGAGCCTTTTATTTATATTGGTAAAGGAAATTCAGTTGCTTTTGAAGGAGAAAAGCCCATAACCGTAAAAATTGAACTTGAGAACGAAGTGCCAGCTAGTTTATATAACGAATTTACAATAAAAGTGTAG
- a CDS encoding (deoxy)nucleoside triphosphate pyrophosphohydrolase has protein sequence MKKLVKVVAAIIENENKEILCALRSPDMLIPNMWEFPGGKVEQGEDLFTALKREIKEELGCSIETMELFNEHTHEYETFIINLIAIKCKITEGFPEASEHSKLIWLKRENLSALKWAPADIPAVEQLINE, from the coding sequence TTGAAGAAGCTTGTTAAAGTAGTTGCTGCTATTATTGAAAATGAAAACAAAGAAATATTATGTGCTCTAAGATCTCCTGACATGCTAATCCCAAATATGTGGGAGTTTCCAGGCGGAAAAGTAGAGCAAGGTGAAGATTTATTTACTGCCCTCAAAAGAGAAATTAAAGAAGAGTTAGGTTGTTCAATTGAAACCATGGAGCTCTTTAATGAGCATACTCATGAATATGAGACCTTTATCATCAATTTGATCGCTATTAAGTGCAAAATAACTGAAGGTTTTCCTGAAGCCAGTGAACATTCTAAATTAATCTGGTTAAAAAGAGAGAATCTTTCCGCATTAAAATGGGCTCCTGCAGACATTCCTGCTGTAGAGCAATTAATAAACGAATAA
- a CDS encoding SWIM zinc finger family protein, with protein MEEIDLLLSSIEKHIDHTILNRGLQYYESGYVEELDEIVPGRYEATVTGTEDYFVEVTLKENTIMESYCSCPYNYSHICKHQVAVFFSIREKTPIEQKVKQSLPKMLKELKKNELIDIIVDITNENTDVKKQLLYSLAKPSDEIEEAKKLIKEYIKKARVHGFIHYEKTDLALTGAHHVLNKANNKINNQEYELSIKMSILVLSNIVDMILYCDDSVGTVGQVIHEAIFTVKDAVQEGADSLSESEQKTILELILKEAQNKRYQEVNDEWSYVLIQTCIPLIRNVENRKLIESVLLNLLRPLTRNSWNYEYIKSIQLEIIEQNDRYEDAEKFILDNIEISEFRERAIKNYLHQGYYEKVVELCLEGEKNDKPRPGLIIKWKNHRYEAYEKMGETIKQSDLAIELLLQGMHKYFEIIKRLTPPEQWEKLFQEILSGLKNSRIYVDVLIDENQTGLLLDYCKQNPYDVVNLYPYLIKEHFNEVSSLFREYINIMAGNVSDRRGYKRVCKEIKVYKKACGMENVEELKNALKVKYKQRPAFVDELNKIK; from the coding sequence TTGGAGGAGATTGATTTGCTGCTTTCTAGCATTGAAAAACACATAGATCATACAATACTGAATCGCGGCCTTCAATACTATGAAAGTGGTTACGTAGAAGAGCTTGACGAGATAGTTCCAGGTCGATATGAAGCAACTGTGACTGGAACAGAAGATTATTTTGTGGAAGTTACATTAAAAGAAAATACAATAATGGAGAGCTACTGTAGCTGTCCATATAACTATAGCCATATATGTAAGCACCAGGTTGCTGTCTTTTTTTCTATAAGAGAAAAAACACCGATTGAACAGAAAGTGAAACAAAGTCTGCCCAAAATGCTTAAGGAATTAAAGAAGAATGAACTTATAGACATAATAGTGGATATAACAAATGAAAATACAGATGTAAAAAAGCAGTTATTATATTCTTTAGCCAAGCCTTCTGACGAAATTGAAGAAGCTAAGAAGTTGATTAAAGAATATATTAAAAAAGCTAGAGTACATGGTTTTATTCATTATGAAAAAACAGATTTAGCACTAACTGGCGCCCACCATGTACTAAATAAGGCAAATAATAAAATTAACAACCAAGAATACGAGCTTTCAATAAAGATGAGTATTCTTGTTTTATCAAATATAGTCGACATGATTTTATATTGTGATGATTCAGTAGGAACAGTTGGACAAGTCATACATGAAGCTATATTTACGGTTAAGGATGCTGTACAAGAAGGTGCAGATTCACTATCTGAATCGGAACAAAAAACTATATTGGAATTGATATTAAAAGAAGCGCAAAACAAAAGATATCAAGAAGTGAATGATGAATGGAGTTATGTTCTTATTCAAACGTGTATTCCATTAATCAGAAATGTTGAAAACAGAAAGTTAATAGAGAGTGTACTATTAAACTTGCTTAGACCCTTAACAAGAAATAGCTGGAATTATGAATACATTAAATCTATTCAATTAGAGATAATAGAACAGAATGATAGATATGAAGACGCAGAAAAATTCATTTTGGATAACATCGAAATAAGTGAATTTCGTGAAAGAGCCATTAAGAATTACTTACACCAAGGTTATTACGAAAAAGTCGTAGAGCTCTGTTTAGAAGGAGAAAAGAATGATAAGCCTAGACCAGGGCTAATCATAAAATGGAAAAATCATAGGTATGAGGCATATGAAAAAATGGGAGAAACAATCAAACAAAGTGATCTGGCTATAGAGCTTTTACTTCAAGGGATGCATAAGTATTTTGAAATTATAAAACGCTTAACACCTCCAGAACAGTGGGAAAAACTTTTTCAAGAAATTTTATCGGGATTGAAAAACTCAAGGATATATGTGGACGTTTTGATAGATGAAAACCAAACAGGATTGTTGTTAGATTACTGTAAGCAAAATCCTTATGATGTTGTTAATTTGTATCCCTATCTCATTAAAGAACATTTTAATGAAGTATCTTCTTTATTTAGAGAATACATTAACATAATGGCTGGCAATGTGTCTGATAGACGAGGGTATAAGCGCGTTTGCAAAGAAATAAAGGTATATAAAAAAGCTTGCGGAATGGAAAATGTAGAAGAATTAAAAAATGCACTGAAGGTAAAATATAAACAGCGTCCGGCGTTTGTTGATGAACTGAATAAAATAAAATAA
- a CDS encoding 5-bromo-4-chloroindolyl phosphate hydrolysis family protein, translating into MNGFLAFFIRMFVAVPSSVGVWLASIIAYDQTYLMSSGIAVAGGAAAYTATGLLQKQRFLSSHQLSRREYKYIRKNLDEAKPKINRLQKALLSVRDLPTLKQRADLVRVVRKIHSLIQKEPKRFYQAEQFYFSHLDSAVELTEKYMFLTAQPRKTKELTKSLVETKRTLDELKEYIEKDLYQVLSNDIEDLHYEIDVAKYSIKSLKESQSIKKAGDIHERK; encoded by the coding sequence ATGAACGGATTTTTAGCTTTTTTTATCCGCATGTTTGTTGCTGTGCCATCCTCTGTAGGGGTGTGGCTGGCGAGTATTATTGCGTATGACCAGACGTATCTCATGTCATCTGGGATCGCCGTGGCGGGTGGAGCTGCCGCATATACAGCAACAGGGCTTCTGCAAAAGCAGCGATTTCTTAGCAGCCATCAACTATCAAGACGAGAATATAAATACATCAGAAAAAATTTAGACGAAGCAAAACCGAAGATCAATCGCCTCCAAAAAGCACTGCTTTCTGTCAGAGACTTGCCAACTTTAAAGCAAAGAGCAGACTTGGTGCGGGTAGTGCGGAAGATTCATAGCTTAATTCAAAAAGAGCCAAAGCGTTTTTACCAGGCTGAGCAATTTTACTTTTCCCATTTGGATTCAGCTGTCGAACTTACGGAGAAATATATGTTTTTAACAGCACAGCCAAGAAAAACGAAAGAACTCACAAAGTCTTTAGTGGAAACAAAACGAACACTTGATGAGCTAAAAGAATACATCGAAAAGGATTTATACCAAGTTTTGTCAAATGATATAGAAGACCTTCATTATGAGATCGATGTGGCGAAGTATTCGATCAAATCTTTGAAAGAATCACAATCTATTAAAAAGGCAGGAGATATACATGAAAGAAAATAA